The DNA region GCTGCGCCTCGTGCTGCATTCACGCCCTGTATCGTCAGCGGGACAACGAACTACCGAACTGTTGCCAGAAGGCACGTGCTTTGTCGACTGGAGTCCACCAAGATTATAGACTATCTTCGACGTACTGGTCTTCCCACTGTCGTCGATCTTCGATCTCACGCTGTCCTCGGCGCGTCACAGAGTAAACGTTCGTCCGGCGATCAGCCTCACCTTTCTCGATCAGTCCTTTGTCGACGAGGGTGTCAAGATTTGGATAGAGACGGCCATGGTGGATCTCTTTCTCGTAGTACTTTTCGAGTTCGTCTTTGATCGCGAGTCCATGCGGTTCGTCCAGCCCTGCAGCCACATACAAGAGGTCACGCTGGAACCCAGTCAGGTCGTACATTGCCGATTCTACGTAGAAAGGGCAATTAAATACTCGGAATGCTGAATATATTTGCCACGAACTGATTCAGCGAAAGCCCGGCAGCGTGGTTCGAAAATCAAAGATTTTCGTCATCACGAAAGAGCGAAGCTCTTTCGAACGAAAACGGCCATCGGCCGTGAGCAGCCCGGAACGTGGAGGTGGGTGGGGCGGTGGGGAGTGGGTGATCGGGCACTAAACCTCCAGTCTCAACTCTATCCATAATTTCGACTTTAAAACAGATTATCGAATATCAGGACAGAGCGGAGAACATCTTTCCCAGACAACATGGTGTACAGTACATAATGTAATCAGATTGTCTAGGTTGTTCGCCTGTTCATAGTCGTATCCCTTTTCCTCATGGTAAAACTGACGTCGAGGAACTATATGATGAACATGGAGACCCTGATATGAATTTCGAGCGCATACCTGCGTCTTCAGGCGCAGGTCGAGCGGTAGGCCTGGTGCGACATCCGTTGTCGGTGGCCGGGTCGGATTTCGACCGTAATCGTTTTTGTGTGGCCCTGCGTCCCATGAAGTGCTACGAATACCGTGAGATGCCGGCCCCGAACAGACAAGGGGCGGTGACGAACGCGGTCTGTTCGTCACACGGCGATGACATGGGATTCGATGGGGTCGTTCGAAAATCTTCGATTTTCGTGATCACGAGAGGCTTCGCCTCTCGAACGACCTGGTTGACCGGGCCACAGCCCTATACAGGGAAGAAAACGAGAGTTTCGCCAGAGTGTCTCTGGTTCCCCTTGAGTGCGGGTTGAAACCTCGAACGCCACACTCGGCGGAAATCCGATGGTCGGACTCCACGTCCTTCAGGGCGTGGAGGAGGTCAATAGTCCTCGTTTCGACTGCTCGTCGCTGGTGAAGCGGGAGTATTTGTCCCAACGTTTATTCGGGTTGCCAGCCTGTTACGAACAATGGATGTATTCAGGAAGGCCGGGGAGAAGTTCGAAGAAACGAAACAGTCGTTCATGGAAGGTAAGGAAACGCCGTACGTATGTCGGTCCTGTGAGGAGCCAGTGGACGATGACTATGATCACTGCCCTCACTGTGGCGAGGAGACGGTCGAACCGGTCGAGTGAACTCGCTGAGGGTACTGACTGGATCCTCTGCAATCGCCCCGTCAGTATTGTTGGATAACGGAATGGAGATGCCCCTCGAGAAAGAGTAAAGCGGTAGATCGGTTAGAACGTAATTTCACACACAAGTCACCAAGCCACGCTTATCGGCTGTGGTGACAGTCACACGAACTCGAATACGAATTTAATACGACCTACTCCAGTTACGGGGTATTGAAGTTACTCGAACATGGCCGCTCTATCGCTATCTCCTGAGTGAAGACACCGTGTTTCGATGCTAGCTTCGATGGCATACAATGGCGACAGAAAAACACACTACGCCACCTGCAGAGTCCGCATCGGCGGGACATGAACAAGACACAGATACTGTTTCTGAAACCCCTACTCAACGTGGCTCTGAGCCATCTCTTGATCACAGCGAGCGTCCGCCAGAGAGGTCACACGAGAATATCGCTACAAATGGTCCGCTATCGGAGACGCCTCCTTCACGAACGTATCTCGAAATCCGGCCGTCGACGAACTCATTACATTCCAAAACAGTTTCACAGGCGATGGAGTCGCTGTATAAGCGACTGCAGGACCGATCAGTTACAGGTATCTGGAATTCTCTTCGTGGGCGCTCGAGTGTGCCTCTCATTGAGTGGCTCCTCGTCTCTGATGGCCGATCGGATACGAGTATTCGATATCTGGTGGGAACGACAGAGGATTCATTCCTGGATGATCTCGAGGGGATTTGCCGGACAGTCTTTCCGAACTCGTATGAACTCACGCGGGTCGAGTGGCATCCACGCGACCTCGAGGACTCGATCGAGAATTTCGACGCTACGGTGGACACAGAGCCCGATACCGATACTCGACCCTCGGGTCTGTTCGTTGCAGGCGTCGAGTATCGTGGTCGAGCCCAGTTACGTCGTGACTGGCTCATGCCGTTTCGAACGGTCGACGACCTTGTCGATACCTCCATAGACAACTCTCGAGGGGAACCAGAAAATGCTGGATCACGTCGTGTTCCACTTGCACCGCTCGTCGAAACGCTCTGTGAGAACGACGTACCGATCGTCTATCAGGTGGTGTGTCAGCCAGCAGGCTCGCTCCAGTCGCTTGCAGATGAGTATGGGTTCGATCTCGAGAGCGAGGTCGTTACCATCGGTGATCGAATTGCTGATTTTCTGTTTCCACAGCCAGAGCCAGAAGAGCGTACTAAACCTCGAGTGGTCACACCGGCGTATCGAGCCCGTCTCGAGGCACTCGAGCGCCGTGATCACAGACGCGTCTTTCAGACGTCCGTCCGAGCAGTCGCGTTGACGCGGGGCGACTCGACGAAAACCACTACCGCCGTCCACAATCTATCGGGAGCACTCGGGCATCTCGGTGGGGATTTTCACGAAATTCAAGGTCACGTCGTCACCGACGACGACTTCCACACGGGTCTCACCCCACCCGGTACGCAACTGTATAAGACACTCATCGATCGAACCTGTCTCGAGTCGACGTACGATGATCTCGGGAATCGCTTCCCCTGGACGCCGTATGAGAGTCCTGGAATCGTCGTGTCTGCCTCTGAACTCCCGCTGTTTTGCCTGGTCGACGGAGACGGGCTTACTGCACGCGGTCAGCGAGCCCTCGAGACACGACATTCAGAACGGACGGGGTTACCGCTCCCGCCAGCACACCAACTCACTCGGTACACGGGGACTGGACAGGCGCTGTGCCGTCCGTTGACCGACGATCGCCAGCCGACTGCACAGCGGTTCGTCCTCCCGCCCGACCTACAGGACCGCCATCTGCTCATCGTCGGTGATACTGGCTCTGGGAAATCCGTCCTCACGACTGGGGCCATGCTGTCCAATACGACGGCCACAGCTGGCCCAGAGATCCTGTTCGACTACAAAGGCGGGGGAACGGCCGAAGAATACCTCCAGACGCACTACGCGGCCGCTGGTGGCCTCGATGCCGATACCGTCCAGTACTTCGATCTCACGAAGATGCTCCCTGCGCTCACGCTGTTCGACATCGGCCCACTCCTGGACGCAGGTCTCTCTAGAGAGGAAGCCCGATCACGGATCGCCGGCCACTACGAGGAGATTCTCGCGGGGCTCATGGGCGAAGAGCAGTACTACGGCGCTACTGAGTCGACAAAAGCCATCCGTAATCACCTGCGTGCGTTGTACGACCCCATCCATGGTTTGGATGCGATCTCACACAAGGATCTGTACAGCGCGCTTCAGCGAACGCTGAGCGATCGAACACCGCCGCCGACCTCAGACGAACGTCTCACGGAGTACTTCGCGGGGTTGCTCGAGCGCGATCGCGACGTCTTCAATATGGTCCTTGGTGGGGCCGTTGCTCGAGTCGAGACGATCGCCACCGACGATCGACTGGCGCCGCTGTTCGATTACGTTCACACCGAGTCTGAGGCTGAGCACGGAGACTCAGTCCAGGACCCTGGTCGTGAATTGCGTTTTGACGATGCAACACAGATCGAACCAGAACGTGAATCAGATCAAACTCGAAACCCACACTTCGATTTCATCGATGTTATCGACGATGACTGCGTCGTCATCTTCGATTTCGGTGGCATGGAAGAACGAGTCAAGCGAGCGCTCACGCTCGTCTTACTCTCGAATATGTGGAGTGCGTTGAAAGCCCGCGCTGAAGCCCCGGATACACCTCCGAACCCACCACAGGTCAACCTGTATCTCGAGGAAGCGAAAGACGTTGCAGCGACTCAGTTGGTGGATACGCTGCTCTCCCAGGGTCGGTCCTTCGGTCTCTCGATCATGCTGGGCGTCCAGTTTCCGAGTCAGCTCGATTCGCCCGATCCCTCGAACCAGACGTACGAAGAGGCGCTCAACGAAATCGGCACCCTCGTCGTCGGCAACGTAAGCATCGAAGACGACCTCGCGAAGACGCTGGCGACTGATGACGTCCCACCCCGCAAGGTAGCGCGACGGCTCGCTGCGATTCGTCACGGGGAGTGGCTCATCCGCCCCGCTGCCGAATTCGGCGCCCCACCTGCACGGCCGTTTCTTGGCCGTTCGTTAGCTCCACCACGCGGCCATCCAGCGAGCGATGAGCCACTAACGGGCGAGCAAAAACGAGCCTTCGACGCGGCCTTCGAGTCCATCACTCTCGAGACCTGGAGACGTTCGGGGCTCGGTCACGAATCAGAACCGACACAGGCTGTTCACACCGACTCATCAGACGATTCTGATGGAGACGAACCAGCGCACAGTGAATCGTCGCTCCGCGTCGACTCGCTCTTGCCGCATACGAAGCGATTTCCTGACTGTGTGGTCTACGACGAAGCGATCGACGCACTCTGTTGTGGGGCCTGTGAGAATCGCTACGATCCAACGATCGAGGGGATGAAGCGAGCGATCGAGTGCTGTCACTCCCTCGAGGGCGTCGATGCCGACGATATTCCGGTCTGTGAAATCAATCTCAAACTCACGCCAGCCGAACGCGAAGCCTCCGAGTGGAGTGATCGACAACTCCTGTTCTTACAGGCGGTCTACAACGCCCAGCAGCTGCGATACGATCCCCTCGAGTACGACATCCTCTCTGATTCGATGCTCAGGCTCCAGGAGTACGTCGGCATCGATAACGACGACGTCACACCACTACTCGAGGCGGATGTCCTTCGTCACGATACCGATCATCCACACCGGCTCTATACTGTTTCGTCGGACGGTCGGGCTGCCATCGGTGAGAGCTATCGACGCGGCGTCGACTATGGCCACGGCGTTGGCGACCTCGAAGAGTCCAGCCAGCACGTCCTCGGCATCGAGGTCACTCGCCAGTATCTGGAAGCGGCGTACGCCCAGAGTGCTGACTCGAGTGTTATGGAGGTGATTCCATACTACGACCTCGACGATCAACATCGACTCGACCTCGCAGGTATCGACGCCGATGGTGAGATCGTCGTCACTGCCGAAGTCGAACGGATCAACAACGATTATCATAGGGCCGTTCCCGAAGACTTCGATAAGATGGCTTCGTGTGAGCCTGAGGAAGCTATCTGGGTCGTTATGAAACAGGTCGATGGTCACAAGGTGCTTTCTGCGCTCAACGATCCTTTAGTGGGTGAGCCTCGCGTCGAGAAAACCTACGCCAAGACGACGCCACCCCAGCAGTTCCGCATCGATACTCCAGGGATGACCGCTATCTACCCTGCAGATTGGCTTCGAGAGCAGTTTTAACTGGATTAGGCGCTAAGTATCCTTCCTCAAGGAGCAACGCAGGGAGCGAGTAGGGTGGGGTAGTTCACACAGACCGTTTGGCGGCAGGGTCTAGTGAAAGAAGGTGTCCAGAATGGCGTATTTTGAGGGGAACAATTTATAATTTAGCCCCGTCTAATACCCATTATGATCTTGAGCGATAGCATGGAGGACTATCTCAAGGCGATCTATATTCTTCAGTCGGAAACGGCTGGCGCAGTCTCTACTTCTGATTTAGCGACATACCTCAGCGTAAAACCGCCAACTGCGACAAGCATGATCAAGAAATTGGCTGACCATGGTCTCGTCGAACACGAACCGTACCACGGCGTACAACTGACGAAAACCGGTGAGCCAATCGCACTCGAAGTCATTCGTCATCATCGTCTCTTAGAGCGGTATCTTGCTGACCATCTCGAATACGATTGGAGTGAGGTTCACGAGGAAGCGGATCGACTCGAACACCACATCAGCGATCAGTTTGCCGAGCGACTCACCGAACTTCTCGGTGAACCAACGACAGACCCACACGGCGATCCGATACCTGGGCCGGAGCTTTCGGTCCCGGATATCGATCAGTCACGCAGGCTCATAGAACATGCAGTAGGCGATCGAGTACTGGTTACACGGGTGAGCGACCAAGACAAAGAGACGCTTTCGTATCTGACTAAAATAGGGATCAGACCTGGAATCCAGGCCACAATCACCGAGATCGCCCCGTTCGGTATGATCACACTTCAATTGAATAATCACACAGAGTCCGTTTCGGTCCCAAAAGAGGTAGCCCGCTCAATTCGTGTCCGTCCTGTAGATGAATAAACAGCGTGACGAATTCTCTCTCTTTATTAGATTAGACGAAGACTAAGTTTAGAACGGTCAAAACTATGGGTGAGTGGGTGCAATCATCTAGCAATGACCGAACCACGATTGGGGAAATGGAGGGGCGAATGCCCTCTGTAGACTACGGGACAGCCGAAGAGGTAACGCGAACACTCGAACGACGACTGGTTGAGCGACTCCAGTCAGATGTAACCGCCACGCGACGCTCCGTCCTCGGCGGTATTGGGGTCGCTGGCAGCGCTGCGTTTGGCGTCGGTCGAAGCGCACTGAGCAGTGGAGGGGACGATGATCACGATGGGCACGGCGGACACGGAGTCGTCGGCGAATTTGAGGACGCTGACTTCGACCCACACGAATACCTCACGGCGTTCAATACGGGACAAAACGGCCAGGAGAACGTTCAACAAGATGCTTACGAGGAGGACGGACGAACTGTACGAGAGTTCGAACTCACGGCTGTCGATGTTCCGATTACCATTGCGCCCGGGATCGAGTTCGACGCGTGGGCGTTCAACGGGCAGGTTCCTGGGCCTACGCTTCGAGTCGTTGAAGGCGATCTCATTCGGGTGAAGTTCGCCAATGGAAGTCGCCACGCCCATACGATCCACCCGCACCTTCGAAATCTCGATCCGACGATGGACGGTGTACCCCAGAACGGCCCTGGGGCACTCGAACCGGGTGAATCGTTCACCTATGAATGGATCGCCCAGCCAACGGGGATGCACTTCTATCACTGCCACGCAATGCCGCTGAAAGAACACATCCACCGCGGCCTCTACGGGACGATCATCGTCGAAGTGGAGCCGACGGTCAAGTACCGAGCGCACCCTGAAACTGAAGAAGACAAAGAGTCAGCACTCTATCAAATCAATCTCAACCGGGAAGTCTACAACCATGCGCTCACCCAGTACTACAACCCGGCTCCCGAACACGACAAACCAACGTACACAACCCTACAAAACAAGCTTCCTGAGTGGAAGCGCGAATTCCCCAAGTGGGTCGAAGCGCATTCGAAAGCCCTGCAAATGGCAGTGCGGCGCATCTACTGGGCGAGAGACGCACTCGACGAACTCGAAACGCGAGGGCATAACGTGGGTGGCTTGACGTGGAAGCGGCCACACGATTTCCGTAGTGTCACGTACAACCAATCCGGCTTTGACGTGGATAGTAACACGGGCCGGGATGGACATGCGACGCTGGAACTCTCGAAAATCGGCACCTTCGACATCGAATATCACCGTCCACTTCCCGACGACGCCAACATCAAACAGGTCATTCTCAAGCAGGAGAAATCGGGAAAATGGTTTGTCAGTATCGTCCTCGATACGGAACCAGAGTATCCAGAGCCACCCGAGCCCTCGACCATTGACGTCGAGGACACGGTGGGCATCGACCTTGGCATCCTCGCGTTCACGCACGACTCGGACGGAATCGCTGTGACGCCGCCAGAGTTCAGCGAGGACATCAAACGCATTGACAAGCGCCACCGCGAACTCTCAGGCAAAGACCACGGGTCGAACAACTGGGAGAAAGCGCGGCGGCGACTCGCCGAAGCATACGAAGACTTGCAAAACAAGTTCAAGGACTTCCGCGAGAAACTCGCTCGGGCATACACCCGCGAGTTCGACGCCGTGTTTCTCGAAGACCTGAATACCCGAGGATTACTCCGCTTGTCATCGAACTGGCGAAACATCGCATTGATGTCATGGTATGAGACGATTCAAACGTTCAAACGCCACGGCCGAAAGAACGGCTGTCACGTTATCACCGTGCCTCCTGAGGGGACGACGAAGCGCTGTGCAAAGTGTAGCGTGGAGACCGCGAAGCCACTGTGGGTACGTGAACACTCGTGCCCAGCGTGCGGATTCGAGGCCGACCGCGATAGGAACGCGGCGTTTGAAGTGCAGAAGTTGGGGTTGAAGGAGTTGGGGGTCGACTATTCTCTTGACGTCCTGTTAGGGCTGGGAGAGTCCGAATCAACGCCTGCGGAGACTGCAACCGCTGTGGATACCCGTGAGGTATCTGCAAGTCGCGTCGTAGAAACAGGAAGCCTGCCGTCGCGAAACGCAGGACGCCCCGCGTCACCGCACGCGGGGTAAACTTCACGCAGTTATGCTGAATACAGAGCGCGAATCGGTCACTCCTCGTTCAGTGAGAAGCGGCGATACAGATTGGTCGATACAACCTGTGGAGAGTATGGCCGCTCAGTCGTCAAGATATGGTTTCTCAACATGTGGGTCGCCCCCAATAAGCGTCGTCAGCCACCGAGTGACGGTATCGAACAACGCAACGAGTGGACCCAGTGCGCGTTCGACGTACGAAATCGGGCGGGCGACGCGGAGACTCCAGGACTCTGCATGGCCGAGCCCGTACGATTTCGGCACGATTTCTCCGAAGACGAGGATTAGAACGCTGACGCTGAGTGTTGCTATTACGACGGCGAACCCAGGGGGAACGAACCGTGCAACAAGAAGTGTGATGATGCTGGTGATGGCGATGTTAACGAGGTTGTTCCCGACCAGCAGTGTGACGAGGAGTCGATGCGGGTTCGCACGGAGTTGTTGGAGTGTACGACTATCTCGTGTACTGTCTTCGGGAGTAGTCTCCACCCATTCATCCGGGAGCGAAAAGATCGCTGACTCACTGCTGGAAAAGAATGCACTCAATGACAATAGAATCACGACTGCGATAAGGGACGGTACCAAGAACAAGTATGTACTCATGTTTGGCTCATACAAAGGTAGGTGTATGAATACCGGTGGTTGGTTTGCAAGCGTAGTGAGCGGGTGGTCCAACTTTCTCAACGTGAAACAAACACAGCAATCGTGCTGTACCCTCTGTATTCAGCACGCGCCTTCTGACAGAATCTGAGCAGGACGGTCAGCAACTGCTGGATAGTAGGCATCTATCGTTCATCAGCGGACTGATCCCTAGCACACTGTTTCCCTAGTCAAATAGGCATCTTGTTCAACCCCTGCAGATGTTTCACGGAGTGGCGTTATGTGACTGGTTCTCATAGTAGAATTGAGGTTAACTAACCCATGGCGGACAGCACATTGCCAGACCTGCAAATGCTCTCACTACAATCGATGTCTGGTAACCCATTGAGGAGTCATCATGCCTGACACCACACAATCCCTTACCGAACTGCTCGAGTATCCACTGCTTCAGGCCATTTTCGGGCGACGGTCCCGTCGGTTCGGTCGTGGCCTGTCGATCCCCTCGGGGCCGCTGGCGTTCGAATCGGACGCTGACCCGCTTCCATTATCCGACCTCGAGCAATCGGTCCTCGTCGCTGCCGGAATCGGGGTGAGCGGGTGGCACTACGGGATTCCGTTCGGCCCGCATCGGCCGGACGAACACACCGATTTCTCGGTCCGATTGACCGGTCGAACGGCACCGACGGCGGCCGGGATCGGCACACCGGTCCTGTTCTATACCGACGACGACGGCACATACCTAACGAACACCCGGAGCGTCGAACCGAGCCGACTCCGCGAGGCAATGGACCTCGAAGACGACGCTGGACGCATTATGGCAGTGGCCAGAGCGCACACTGAGAAACTCGACGACGAGCGGGTGGACATCCCCGCCGAGTCCGGCCACATGCTCGAACCGAACCACTGGTGGACCAACACGCCGGGGTCGAC from Natronosalvus rutilus includes:
- a CDS encoding DUF21 domain-containing protein, whose protein sequence is MSTYLFLVPSLIAVVILLSLSAFFSSSESAIFSLPDEWVETTPEDSTRDSRTLQQLRANPHRLLVTLLVGNNLVNIAITSIITLLVARFVPPGFAVVIATLSVSVLILVFGEIVPKSYGLGHAESWSLRVARPISYVERALGPLVALFDTVTRWLTTLIGGDPHVEKPYLDD
- a CDS encoding metal-dependent transcriptional regulator, whose translation is MLSDSMEDYLKAIYILQSETAGAVSTSDLATYLSVKPPTATSMIKKLADHGLVEHEPYHGVQLTKTGEPIALEVIRHHRLLERYLADHLEYDWSEVHEEADRLEHHISDQFAERLTELLGEPTTDPHGDPIPGPELSVPDIDQSRRLIEHAVGDRVLVTRVSDQDKETLSYLTKIGIRPGIQATITEIAPFGMITLQLNNHTESVSVPKEVARSIRVRPVDE
- a CDS encoding HNH endonuclease; amino-acid sequence: MTNRPRSSPPLVCSGPASHGIRSTSWDAGPHKNDYGRNPTRPPTTDVAPGLPLDLRLKTQVCARNSYQGLHVHHIVPRRQFYHEEKGYDYEQANNLDNLITLCTVHHVVWERCSPLCPDIR
- a CDS encoding PadR family transcriptional regulator; translated protein: MYDLTGFQRDLLYVAAGLDEPHGLAIKDELEKYYEKEIHHGRLYPNLDTLVDKGLIEKGEADRRTNVYSVTRRGQREIEDRRQWEDQYVEDSL
- a CDS encoding ATP-binding protein gives rise to the protein MPFRTVDDLVDTSIDNSRGEPENAGSRRVPLAPLVETLCENDVPIVYQVVCQPAGSLQSLADEYGFDLESEVVTIGDRIADFLFPQPEPEERTKPRVVTPAYRARLEALERRDHRRVFQTSVRAVALTRGDSTKTTTAVHNLSGALGHLGGDFHEIQGHVVTDDDFHTGLTPPGTQLYKTLIDRTCLESTYDDLGNRFPWTPYESPGIVVSASELPLFCLVDGDGLTARGQRALETRHSERTGLPLPPAHQLTRYTGTGQALCRPLTDDRQPTAQRFVLPPDLQDRHLLIVGDTGSGKSVLTTGAMLSNTTATAGPEILFDYKGGGTAEEYLQTHYAAAGGLDADTVQYFDLTKMLPALTLFDIGPLLDAGLSREEARSRIAGHYEEILAGLMGEEQYYGATESTKAIRNHLRALYDPIHGLDAISHKDLYSALQRTLSDRTPPPTSDERLTEYFAGLLERDRDVFNMVLGGAVARVETIATDDRLAPLFDYVHTESEAEHGDSVQDPGRELRFDDATQIEPERESDQTRNPHFDFIDVIDDDCVVIFDFGGMEERVKRALTLVLLSNMWSALKARAEAPDTPPNPPQVNLYLEEAKDVAATQLVDTLLSQGRSFGLSIMLGVQFPSQLDSPDPSNQTYEEALNEIGTLVVGNVSIEDDLAKTLATDDVPPRKVARRLAAIRHGEWLIRPAAEFGAPPARPFLGRSLAPPRGHPASDEPLTGEQKRAFDAAFESITLETWRRSGLGHESEPTQAVHTDSSDDSDGDEPAHSESSLRVDSLLPHTKRFPDCVVYDEAIDALCCGACENRYDPTIEGMKRAIECCHSLEGVDADDIPVCEINLKLTPAEREASEWSDRQLLFLQAVYNAQQLRYDPLEYDILSDSMLRLQEYVGIDNDDVTPLLEADVLRHDTDHPHRLYTVSSDGRAAIGESYRRGVDYGHGVGDLEESSQHVLGIEVTRQYLEAAYAQSADSSVMEVIPYYDLDDQHRLDLAGIDADGEIVVTAEVERINNDYHRAVPEDFDKMASCEPEEAIWVVMKQVDGHKVLSALNDPLVGEPRVEKTYAKTTPPQQFRIDTPGMTAIYPADWLREQF
- a CDS encoding RNA-guided endonuclease TnpB family protein, with amino-acid sequence MEGRMPSVDYGTAEEVTRTLERRLVERLQSDVTATRRSVLGGIGVAGSAAFGVGRSALSSGGDDDHDGHGGHGVVGEFEDADFDPHEYLTAFNTGQNGQENVQQDAYEEDGRTVREFELTAVDVPITIAPGIEFDAWAFNGQVPGPTLRVVEGDLIRVKFANGSRHAHTIHPHLRNLDPTMDGVPQNGPGALEPGESFTYEWIAQPTGMHFYHCHAMPLKEHIHRGLYGTIIVEVEPTVKYRAHPETEEDKESALYQINLNREVYNHALTQYYNPAPEHDKPTYTTLQNKLPEWKREFPKWVEAHSKALQMAVRRIYWARDALDELETRGHNVGGLTWKRPHDFRSVTYNQSGFDVDSNTGRDGHATLELSKIGTFDIEYHRPLPDDANIKQVILKQEKSGKWFVSIVLDTEPEYPEPPEPSTIDVEDTVGIDLGILAFTHDSDGIAVTPPEFSEDIKRIDKRHRELSGKDHGSNNWEKARRRLAEAYEDLQNKFKDFREKLARAYTREFDAVFLEDLNTRGLLRLSSNWRNIALMSWYETIQTFKRHGRKNGCHVITVPPEGTTKRCAKCSVETAKPLWVREHSCPACGFEADRDRNAAFEVQKLGLKELGVDYSLDVLLGLGESESTPAETATAVDTREVSASRVVETGSLPSRNAGRPASPHAG